ATTCAATAAATACATTAAAAAAAGATCTTTTATTTTCCGTCATCTTTATGATTACAGATTCATCATGGGGGTTATCAAATAAAACTTTCAGTGTTTTGTTGTATCTAATTTGATTTCCTAGTTTTAATATTCCAACCTTTTCCTCTTGCGCTGATAGATACTCGTTTACAATCTCATCTTCTATTTTTTCTAATTGTTGAATTATCTTCTCATCTAAATCTGTTCTTTTTTCTATATTAATTATAGAATCATTGTAGTCGAATTTGTAAAAATTATAGTTCATTATCTTATGCTTTGTAATTGTTAGAGTAAATTAAATCAAATAAAAACCAAATTAATTAATTATAATCAAAGATATAATTAATTGTTGGATAATATTCCATCTTATATTTATGTGTGATAATGTTTTAATTTAAAAGGTATTAGTGTGAGATCTTATTCTAGTTTGATTAATTATAAGGAAACAAATGAATCTTATAGTGTCAAATTTTATGAAAATACTTATTTCTAAAATTGATTGAATTATAGTATTTTTACCCAAATTTCATACTACAAAAAGGAGAAGTAGATTCCTCTTCTTCTATAATTGATATTCATTTAATTAAACAAAATGACAAAAAAAATAAAGGTTGTTGAGCTTTTTGCTGGAGTAGGTGGTTTTCGTATTGGTTTGGAAAAAGCTAATACAGAATTAAACGATAATTTTTTTGATGTAGTTTGGAGTAATCAATGGGAGCCTTCAACTGTGTCACAGCATGCTTCAATGATTTATGAGAACAGATGGGGAGGTGAAAATCACAGTAATGTAAACATAGAGGAAGTTCCTACAAATGAAATTCCAAATCACGATATTTTGGTTGGAGGTTTTCCGTGCCAAGATTATTCTGTAGCTACAACGCTGAAAAACTCTAAAGGTATTTTAGGAAAGAAAGGTGTATTGTGGTGGTCTATTAATAGGATATTGACAGAAAAAGAGAATAAACCAAGATACTTAATATTTGAAAATGTAGATCGTTTATTAAAGTCACCTAGTAATCAAAGAGGACGTGATTTTGCAGTAATGTTAAAGTGTTTAAATGATTTAGGATATGCTGTAGAGTGGAGAGTTATCAACGCAGCAGATTATGGGATGCCTCAAAAAAGAAGGAGGGTTTTCTTTATTGGATATCATATTACGTCAGAGGTATATCAAACAATTGATGCAAGTGATTTACAGGCATGGTGTATCAATGACGGAATTATAGCGAATGCTTTTCCTGTTGGAACCGATGTTGTCAACGAAAAACATATTGCATTTAATGATTCATTAAATAACATAAGTGAGGAGTTTGGAAAAGGGAGGAAAATTTCTGAATTTGAAAATGCAGGTATCATGATTAATGGGCAAATTTATACTGCAAAGGTAAAACCTCAATATGAAGGAAATAGACAAGTTTTAAAGGATATTTTAGAAAATGTAGAAAATGTTCCTCAAGAGTATTTTATTCCAGATGAAGATATTGATAAATGGAATTACCTGAAAGGAGCTAAGAAAGAAATTCGTAAAAGTTCTACGGGTTTTGAATACAATTATGCTGAAGGAGGAATGATATTTCCCGATAATATAGAGGATGCTTCAAGAACAATTATCACTGGTGAAGGAGGGAAAAGTCCTTCTCGTTTTAAACACGTTGTAAAAACTGAAAAAGGTTTAAGAAGATTGATGCCTGTTGAACTAGAGCGTTTAAATATGTTTCCAGATAATCATACGCAACAAATAGGAGTAACTGATACGAAGCGAGCGTTTTTAATGGGAAATGCTTTAGTAACAGGAATTGTAACAAAACTTGCTTTGGAATTAAGAAATAGACATTAATATTCTATTATAAAAAAGAACAAGGACCGATTGAAGAATTTACTTCATATCGGTCTTTTTTATTTTCAGCAAAGCAAAACCCTTCCCACCCAAATTACCCTTACATTTAATAAAAACATGAAATACCTCCCATTTATCCTATTGCTCGTCATCAGTTGTCAACAGATTCAAGGACAGCAAGACTTGAAACAACCTCCGCTTACTCCAGAGCAAAAGGCCAAGCAAGACAGCATTATTGAAACCTATGCGACGAATAAAGCCCACCGCTATAACTATAGTTTTAATCTGAAAGAATGGCAAGACGCCTTGGATGAAGGATTAGCACAAGATTCGACCATTGCCTATTTGTGGCAGCAGAAAGCTATGCCTTATTTTAAAAGTAGAAAATATGAAGTGGGAATGGAGTATATCGATAAAGCGGTACAGTATGACCCAGAGCGTTATTTGGGCTACCGCGCTTTTATCAAATGTGTATTTTCAAAAAACTATCGCGATGCCATTGCTGATTTCGAAACTTGTATGGCCAATTGGGGCGATCGCTATGAAATGGATCACACCTATACTTTTTACATTGGCTTATCGTACTTGCAATTGAATGAATTCGATAAAGCTGAAACCTATTTTAAACGGGCAGTAGCCAAGCAGAAAGAAATATTCCCCGATGTACATCACTTGGAACTCTTCTATTTGGGTATTGTTTGTTATGAACAAGAGCGCTTTACAGAAGCTATCGCTTATTTTGAACAAGCTGTAGTTAACTACAAAGAATTTTCAGATGCCTATTATTATAAGGGATTGAGTCAGTGGAAAATGAAAGAATCAGAGGAGAAAATTAAAGCAACTTCAGATTTATTTTTCATGTATAACCAGCAGGGGTTTTCAATTAATGAAGCCAATGCTATTTATGAACGATATCCGTATCAGATACCTAAACAACAACCTATTTCGGATTAAAAAACAAAAAGTTTAACGTATCTTAGTGGGACGCAATAGCTGTATATGAAGACGAATCGGAAGTATATTGTACAATTTGTTTGGGGTGTTTCGGGCATCCTGATTATGGCTTTGATTTTATTTGGAGGACTTTTTTATTTAGGGGAACAGGAGAGAACACCTGTGGTGATAAATGAAAGTGGTTTTTGTGGAGTCCCGAATCTACCTGAAGACATGCAAAGAGGAAAAGAATTATTTGATCAAAATTGCTTGGCGTGTCATAAACTAGAGATTAACGTACTTGGACCTGCACTAAAAGATACAGACCATTTGGTAGTACATACGTGGTTGTTTGTTGAACCAAATAAAAAGGATCAAGTAGAATATGGATGGATGTTTCATGTTCAAACATTTAAAGATCGAATATCAGAAGCAGAAAGTTTAGCGATTAGTTCCTATTTGAATCAGACAAACTAATAAGATGAAAAGGAGGGGGGCTGAAGAAAAGGAAACTATTGATAAACATAATTTGGATTAGCTGTCAAAACAGTGCGTAAATTACAAGAACTGTATTAACTTTCACACCAGAAATACTACCTTTGTAGTAAACCGACTCACATGAAAAAACTATTGACATTAGCCATCGTATGCTTGTTTACCCTAGCGTGTAAACAAAATACACAACAAGAAGCACCTGCACATCAAGCAACAACCAAAGAAGAAGTTGCCAAAGCGTTTGAAAGTACTGCTGCATTGAAAAAGATAAGCAGCGAATTGCTTGTTCCCATGGAGATTGTTGAACCCGCTTCTAAAGACGTAACAACCAAATACGGATTAGAATTTGGAGGGAACTGTTATGCATGTGATGTGGTGAACATCTTAATCGATGGAGAGATGATTAATTTGATGAATGCATGTGATTTACACAGTCAGGTTTCGTATACCATAGAATCAGTGGAAGAAAAAGGCAAGCAAATTAGCATTCGCACCCAAGCTCATACGTTTGTATTTGAACAAGTAGATGACTATCCAGTATATAGTTTGAAGGTTATTGGGGAAGAAATTGATGAATCGATGTTTAGAGAAGCTTCTTTTTATACGTTGCGCAGTTTGTTAGAAACATTTGAAGTACACGATTGTGGAGATTTTGAAGGATAAAGAATTATAAAATATAAAAAGCCCTTAGTGAACACTAAGGGCTTTTTATATTTTGCTTTTTTGTTTTTTTGCTTTTTTGAAGAATTGTCGATTAAAGAAAGAATGCTCTTAACCCATAACCTCCCATCACTCATAACCTTCCAAATCGATTGGAGAGGAGAAAGTGGAAAAGGGAGAGAAGTAAATTTTCGATTAAAACAGCGTTACTTCTTTAATCGATAAATCTTACGACTTTGCGAAAAAGCAAAAAATCGACCTCACGAAAAACAAACCTCACAAATTAGGATTACTCTGTACTTCTTTCAACGGAATAGGCAATTGATATAATGGGCTACCAAAAAGCTGTTGTTTACTATCCGTAGCGGCGGCTAAATCTTCTGTATTTCGTTCTAGTGGTTGCCCTAATCGCTTTAAGTCAAAGTAACGATGTCCTTCAAAGGCTAATTCTTTGAATCGCTCCGTTAAAATAACAGATTCATCCAGTTCCGTTATCGTGATTTCTTCTCCTGTTCGTGCCTCTAGTAGCGCTTGTATATCGCGTATTCCCAACGCAGTAGCACCTGTTCGGAAATAGGCTTCTGCGCGAATCAGATATACTTCTGCTAGGCGAAATACGGGTAAATCACTGATGCGATTCTCATTTCCTTCCCCGGAGTATTTGGCAATTTGGTTCGCTTGCTCTTCCCCAAAGAAAAGCGAGAAACGCACGTCTTCTTCCGCATAGGATTGGATTAGTTTCGTTGAACCATAAAACAAACTCTTTCCCGTATTGAAGTTGTACCATAAGGTATTGGGACGTAGGTCATCTTCATTGTTTCTTGCTAATTTGAAAATCACTTCTGCCGTTTGATTGGCTCTCCATAAGGCGGTGTATTGCTCCTTTGTAGCTAAGGTATATTGCGTCATGATTTTTGTTGCATAGGTAATGGCTTGAGGATAC
The window above is part of the Myroides odoratus DSM 2801 genome. Proteins encoded here:
- a CDS encoding cytochrome c — its product is MKTNRKYIVQFVWGVSGILIMALILFGGLFYLGEQERTPVVINESGFCGVPNLPEDMQRGKELFDQNCLACHKLEINVLGPALKDTDHLVVHTWLFVEPNKKDQVEYGWMFHVQTFKDRISEAESLAISSYLNQTN
- a CDS encoding tetratricopeptide repeat protein produces the protein MKYLPFILLLVISCQQIQGQQDLKQPPLTPEQKAKQDSIIETYATNKAHRYNYSFNLKEWQDALDEGLAQDSTIAYLWQQKAMPYFKSRKYEVGMEYIDKAVQYDPERYLGYRAFIKCVFSKNYRDAIADFETCMANWGDRYEMDHTYTFYIGLSYLQLNEFDKAETYFKRAVAKQKEIFPDVHHLELFYLGIVCYEQERFTEAIAYFEQAVVNYKEFSDAYYYKGLSQWKMKESEEKIKATSDLFFMYNQQGFSINEANAIYERYPYQIPKQQPISD
- the dcm gene encoding DNA (cytosine-5-)-methyltransferase, which encodes MTKKIKVVELFAGVGGFRIGLEKANTELNDNFFDVVWSNQWEPSTVSQHASMIYENRWGGENHSNVNIEEVPTNEIPNHDILVGGFPCQDYSVATTLKNSKGILGKKGVLWWSINRILTEKENKPRYLIFENVDRLLKSPSNQRGRDFAVMLKCLNDLGYAVEWRVINAADYGMPQKRRRVFFIGYHITSEVYQTIDASDLQAWCINDGIIANAFPVGTDVVNEKHIAFNDSLNNISEEFGKGRKISEFENAGIMINGQIYTAKVKPQYEGNRQVLKDILENVENVPQEYFIPDEDIDKWNYLKGAKKEIRKSSTGFEYNYAEGGMIFPDNIEDASRTIITGEGGKSPSRFKHVVKTEKGLRRLMPVELERLNMFPDNHTQQIGVTDTKRAFLMGNALVTGIVTKLALELRNRH